Proteins co-encoded in one Fusarium fujikuroi IMI 58289 draft genome, chromosome FFUJ_chr06 genomic window:
- a CDS encoding related to pisatin demethylase cytochrome P450: MTCSKWVLYGALLTGLALFQLIRLTFRAGLRHIPGPWLARYTTLYRLSLVYKGDSPRQYQLLHEKYGPIVRTGPNHVSTSDPAMIPVVYGIGKNFQKTPFYTTMSLMYQGRRMDSMFTERNPKIHKALKGSVAQIFSMTNMRNFEVYADECSAIFLDAMRDLEGQRLDLAHWLQWYAFDVIGSITFQRRFGFLERRHDVDEMISKINHGLELVKNIGQSEWLVALFDGLYANSWIRENYWPDTMDKFLKITEKELDKYDRSPKESSRTDFLSQLREKQDKTGKVTHRDMINHLSNNLLAGSDTTGISLRAVVYFVIRTPRVYDKLQREIDEADQADQLSEYVTYQESLELPYFQATLKEAMRMHPAVGFPLERYVPEEGAEVCGYNLPAGTNISTSAPLMHMNKDVFGNDAQIFRPERWLEASPEQLSLMDRTFIAVRNLTY; the protein is encoded by the exons ATGACGTGCTCAAAATGGGTACTCTACGGAGCACTGCTAACTGGTCTCGCTCTCTTTCAACTCATCAGGTTGACATTTCGAGCTGGCCTCCGACATATCCCTGGGCCATGGCTCGCTAGATACACGACCTTGTATCGGCTAAGTCTCGTTTATAAAGGCGATTCCCCTCGGCAGTATCAACTGTTACACGAAAAGTATGGCCCTATTGTGCGCACAGGACCGAATCATGTCTCGACCTCAGATCCCGCTATGATACCCGTTGTATACGGCATAGGAAAGAACTTTCAAAAG ACCCCCTTTTACACAACAATGTCCTTGATGTACCAAGGACGGCGAATGGACAGCATGTTCACGGAACGGAACCCTAAAATACATAAGGCGTTAAAAGGCTCAGTGGCGCAGATATTCTCCATGACAAACATGCGAAATTTCGAGGTTTATGCCGATGAATGTAGCGCCATCTTCCTAGATGCGATGCGCGATCTCGAAGGGCAGAGGTTAGATTTGGCACATTGGCTACAGTGGTATGCCTTTGATGTTATCGGTAGCATCACATTTCAACGACGATTCGGTTTCTTAGAGAGAAGGCATGATGTTGACGAAATGATCAGCAAGATCAACCACGGCCTCGAATTAGTCAAGAACATTGGGCAGTCCGAATGGTTGGTTGCACTGTTCGACGGATTGTATGCCAATTCCTGGATCAGGGAAAACTACTGGCCTGACACAATGGATAAGTTCTTGAAA ATTACCGAGAAAGAACTAGATAAATATGATCGCAGTCCAAAAGAATCTTCCAGGACAGACTTTCTATCTCAGCTACGAGAAAAGCAGGACAAGACTGGCAAAGTAACCCACAGAGATATGATAAATCATCTCTCGAACAATCT TCTCGCGGGAAGTGATACCACAGGCATATCCCTGCGTGCTGTAGTTTATTTCGTCATCAGAACTCCACGGGTCTACGACAAACTGCAAAGAGAAATTGATGAGGCTGATCAGGCCGACCAGCTCTCTGAGTATGTGACATATCAAGAGTCGTTGGAACTGCCATACTT TCAAGCTACATTGAAAGAGGCTATGCGGATGCATCCTGCCGTAGGGTTCCCTTTGGAGAGATATGTACCTGAAGAAGGTGCAGAAGTCTGTGGCTACAATCTTCCAGCCGGCACTAATATCAGCACTTCGGCGCCATTGATGCATATGAACAAAGACGTTTTTGGTAACGACGCGCAGATATTTCGACCTGAAAGATGGCTGGAGGCTTCCCCCGAGCAGCTGAGTCTCATGGATCGCACCTTTATTGCTGTACGTAATCTCACGTATTGA
- a CDS encoding related to BNR/Asp-box repeat domain protein, giving the protein MMRSLLLGFACLATTYGAAVEKRAPTPFSNFTKNEFFKPAADAQLWGTLYARSLQLPDESLLMTWENYPAESKEYPVNHPIYKSVDGGATWSNFSAVKDTQNGWGMRFQPFLYTLPTDFGGYAKGTILAAGVSTPESLEGGVYIDVYASKDSAKTWEFVSHIAYGDGPNTIQNGNKALWEPFFLMYGGKLVCYYSDQRDPNHAQKLVHTTTTDLKNWSDIVDDEAESNYDARPGMTTVAHIESTDKWIMTWERCGVDSCRIYYKISDSPLTFGPIPGTRLQATDGSLFTSGPYVTWVRNPYTNDGSGIIIISTTSSENLLIQGDNPAEGKWKKVDINHWSAYSRSVREITIRGTKRLLLGNGGNFGDKKYNGIADAVVPIPKL; this is encoded by the exons atgatgagatctcttcttcttggctttgcctGCTTGGCCACCACTTATGGTGCTGCAGTTGAGAAACGTGCCCCTACTCctttctccaacttcaccaagAACGAATTCTTCAAACCTGCGGCTGATGCTCAGCTCTGGGGTACACTCTATGCTCGGTCACTCCAACTGCCTGACGAGTCCCTGCTTATGACCTGGGAAAATTACCCAGCTGAGTCCAAAGAATACCCTGTTAATC ACCCGATCTACAAGTCGGTCGATGGAGGCGCAACTTGGTCCAACTTCAGTGCCGTTAAAGACACACAGAACGGTTGGGGCATGCGCTTCCAGCCATTCCTGTACACACTCCCCACCGATTTCGGTGGTTATGCCAAAGGCACTATACTCGCCGCTGGTGTTTCGACCCCTGAAAGCCTGGAAGGCGGTGTTTACATTGATGTTTACGCCAGCAAAGACAGCGCAAAGACTTGGGAATTTGTGTCTCATATTGCGTACGGCGATGGACCAAACACAATTCAAAATGGCAATAAAGCGCTATGGGAGCCCTTCTTTTTGATGTATGGCGGAAAACTGGTCTGCTATTACTCTGACCAGCGTGACCCGAACCATGCGCAGAAGCTCGTtcacaccaccaccaccgaccTCAAGAACTGGTCAGACATTGTCGAcgatgaggctgagagtAACTATGACGCTCGCCCTGGTATGACCACTGTGGCTCACATCGAGAGTACTGATAAGTGGATCATGACTTGGGAACGCTGCGGCGTGGATTCCTGCAGAATCTATTACAAAATCTCCGATAGCCCTCTTACATTTGGGCCTATTCCTGGTACCAGGCTCCAAGCCACCGACGGTAGTTTGTTCACCAGTGGACCATACGTGACTTGGGTTCGTAACCCTTACACCAACGACGGCTCTGGTATCATTATCATCAGCACCACTTCTTCCGAGAACCTTCTGATTCAAGGTGATAATCCAGCTGAAGGAAAGTGGAAGAAGGTCGACATCAACCACTGGTCTGCCTACTCTCGGAGTGTCAGAGAGATTACTATCAGGGGAACTAAGCGACTGCTACTCGGGAACGGTGGCAACTTTGGAGACAAGAAGTATAATGGGATTGCTGATGCTGTGGTTCCTATCCCAAAGCTCTGA
- a CDS encoding related to maltose permease, producing the protein MATTNHHVLDQKSTLSDKDATVEHMAVSDKHILDQIQVANANEHNLTFKDIARKHPKIIWWSFFWCMCAVGWGFDTQVNGAMVGVPAFRKYYGHELDGNWVIPADWLTAFNIVSSVGQFFGGFACSAISDRMGRKKSLTLGVLVVTGGIMGESFSSTRAAFVVSKLILGVGVGFYLTLGPITCSEIAPTVLRGLSTAGVNLAIAVGQLISNSVTSGFGNRDDVWAFRGPFLAQLIFSVFLFIGSFLSPESPWYLVRAGKTEEARLVLQDLYGSEFEALEKLQAIQQTVEEEATMASPSYISAFKGTDRVRTLISVGVFACQHAVGIIFVLSFSTYFFQLAGLDTQKSLNLGVGVTACGVAGNICSWFIVNRFGRRPIFITGMFACTTILLLIGILDVVPTGAAKWAMSSLTVVFSFVYFLTIGAVAFVLLGEVSSLSQRARTTALATATQAIFGIIMFFAVPYMVNPDAGNLGGKVGFIFGGLSAFASVICVFYIPELKGRTYQEIDTMFYRRVPLRKMGSYTI; encoded by the exons ATGGCCACCACCAATCACCATGTACTCGACCAGAAAAGCACCTTAAGCGACAAGGACGCGACCGTTGAGCACATGGCAGTCTCTGACAAACATATCCTTGATCAGATCCAGGTGGCCAATGCCAATGAACACAATCTGACCTTCAAAGATATCGCTCGAAAGCACCCCAAGATCATCTGGTGGTCCTTCTTCTGGTGCATGTGTGCCGTGGGTT GGGGTTTTGATACCCAGGTCAACGGTGCCATGGTAGGTGTTCCAGCCTTTCGCAAGTACTATGG TCACGAACTCGATGGTAACTGGGTGATCCCCGCGGACTGGTTGACCGCCTTCAACATTGTCTCTTCTGTTGGTCAATTCTTTGGAGGTTTTGCTTGCAGCGCCATCTCTGATAGAATGGGTCGCAAGAAGAGTCTTACTTTAGGCGTCCTTGTTGTCACTGGAGGCATCATGGGGGAGTCCTTTTCTTCCACCCGAGCTGCTTTTGTAGTCAGCAAGCTTATCCTTGGCGTTGGAGTCGGCTTTTACTTGACGCTGGGCCCTATCACCTGCTCTGAGATCGCCCCAACTGTCTTGCGTGGTCTCTCTACCGCTGGTGTCAACCTTGCTATTGCCGTCGGTCAGCTGATTTCGAACTCGGTGACTTCGGGTTTTGGTAACAGAGACGATGTTTGGGCTTTCCGAGGGCCATTCCTGGCGCAGCTGATCTTCTCTGTCTTCCTCTTTATCGGCAGCTTTCTCTCTCCAGAGTCACCGTGGTACCTTGTACGAGCTGGAAAGACAGAAGAGGCCAGGCTTGTTCTCCAAGATCTGTATGGATCTGAATTCGAGGCACTGGAAAAGCTTCAAGCCATTCAGCAAACGGTCGAAGAGGAGGCCACCATGGCTAGTCCTTCCTATATCTCGGCATTCAAGGGCACCGACAGAGTTCGTACACTTATTTCCGTCGGTGTCTTTGCTTGCCAACATGCCGTCGGTATCATTTTCGTCCTCAGCTTCTCCACCTACTTTTTCCAATTAGCTGGACTCGATACGCAAAAGTCTCTGAACCTCGGCGTTGGTGTTACCGCCTGTGGTGTAGCTGGCAATATCTGCTCGTGGTTTATTGTGAACCGCTTTGGCCGCCGCCCTATCTTTATCACGGGAATGTTTGCCTGCACaaccattcttcttctcatcgggaTTCTCGATGTAGTACCAACAGGCGCCGCCAAGTGGGCTATGTCTTCTCTAACTGTTGTCTTTTCTTTTGTGTATTTCCTCACAATTGGTGCGGTGGCATTTGTTCTACTGGGAGAGGTTTCTTCCCTATCCCAGAGGGCGCGAACAACCGCTTTGGCCACTGCAACTCAGGCTATCTTTGGTATCATCATGTTTTTTGCCGTTCCATATATGGTCAATCCTGACGCTGGT AATCTTGGCGGCAAAGTCGGCTTCATCTTTGGTGGACTCTCGGCGTTTGCTTCTGTTATCTGTGTGTTCTATATCCCCGAGCTCAAAGGACGAACTTATCAGGAGATCGATACAATGTTTTATCGCCGAGTTCCACTGCGCAAAATGGGATCTTATACTATATGA
- a CDS encoding related to beta-hexosaminidase precursor has protein sequence MSLYVSAGYLDRMNPQMMLLSTSAVVQMLLVMRMIPFPKSVTNGNATTEVAGLQTTNSIDSSLSDEEYILDVGYQQDGAVSIRGGSPSGIFYGLQTFKQLLPPSSLRHTKSAGEGLWALSTQTIHDTPRFAWRGVMLDVARHFMPLPDLLRFIDLLAFHKLNVLHLHLTDDQGWRLPVAKWPELTTVACWRKRTMQGAPPHGKLDSRPHGGYYSREDLEELVAFATERHIRVVPEIDMPGHMQAAVAAYPELGNGAQVVVMEEWGISKHVLNMSDKALEFCKDVLDTVCDIFPGEFIGIGGDECPHDEWKANPDSQSKMKQLGLADEAGLHEWFIGQMAAHLHVHGRRPYGWDELMGCGDKVPKDVLIAAWRGIEPTEIAAKSGFEVIACPDIKCYLDYRQSEDKNEPTPVGVVLSLEDIYNFDPVPEGLTQDEKEKVMGTQVNVWTEHMESASRVIYMVFPRLCAFAEVAWGKADNHSDIGDFQVRLEQHLPRLEALGVNYRPLKGPRPWNARPDAPGHPGKIAGGNSLSPPISVSCLMEFIVHGLMISRQEQKCSTRHN, from the exons ATGTCGCTATACGTATCTGCTGGCTACCTAGACAGAATGAATCCACAAATGATGCTGCTGTCGACTAGCGCAGTCGTTCAAATGTTACTGGTAAT GAGGATGATTCCCTTTCCCAAGTCGGTAACTAATGGCAATGCCACAACTGAGGTCGCAGGCCTTCAAACAACAAACTCAATCGACTCATCGCTCTCTGACGAAGAGTATATCCTTGATGTTGGCTATCAACAAGATGGAGCTGTTTCCATACGCGGGGGCTCGCCTAGCGGGATATTCTATGGTCTACAGACATTCAAACAGCTTTTACCTCCCTCGTCTCTTCGGCATACAAAGAGCGCCGGGGAAGGTTTGTGGGCACTTTCGACGCAAACTATTCATGATACCCCGCGCTTTGCTTGGCGAGGGGTCATGCTCGATGTCGCTCGCCACTTCATGCCTTTGCCTGATCTACTGCGTTTTATCGATCTTTTGGCGTTTCATAAACTCAACGTGCTACATCTGCATCTCACTGATGATCAAGGATGGAGATTGCCTGTTGCCAAATGGCCCGAGTTAACCACTGTAGCATGTTGGAGAAAGAGAACCATGCAAGGCGCTCCGCCACATGGCAAGCTAGATTCACGCCCACATGGTGGGTACTACTCCAgggaggatcttgaggaacttgtcGCTTTTGCCACCGAGAGACATATAAGGGTCGTGCCCGAGATTGATATGCCGGGGCATATGCAAGCAGCTGTTGCAGCCTATCCTGAACTTGGAAATGGCGCGCAGGTTGTTGTGATGGAGGAATGGGGTATTTCCAAACATGTGCTTAACATGTCAGATAAGGCTTTGGAATTCTGCAAAGATGTACTGGATACAGTTTGCGACATATTTCCTGGCGAATTCATTGGCATTGGCGGTGACGAGTGTCCTCACGATGAGTGGAAGGCCAATCCGGATTCCcaaagcaagatgaagcaatTGGGATTGGCAGACGAAGCGGGTTTACATGAGTGGTTTATTGGACAGATGGCGGCGCATTTGCACGTCCATGGTCGTCGTCCGTACGGTTGGGATGAACTGATGGGATGTGGAGACAAAGTTCCCAAAGATGTGCTCATCGCAGCCTGGCGAGGGATTGAACCGACAGAGATTGCAGCCAAAAGTGGGTTCGAAGTTATTGCGTGCCCAGACATCAAATGTTATTTGGACTATCGGCAGTCAGAGGATAAAAACGAGCCAACGCCAGTGGGAGTTGTGCTGTCACTCGAAGACATCTACAACTTCGATCCTGTACCAGAGGGATTGACacaggatgagaaggagaaagtGATGGGAACTCAGGTCAATGTCTGGACTGAGCACATGGAGAGTGCGTCTCGTGTTATCTATATGGTTTTCCCCCGTTTGTGTGCATTTGCAGAGGTTGCCTGGGGCAAGGCAGACAACCATTCGGATATTGGTGACTTCCAAGTCCGACTGGAACAGCATCTCCCAAGGCTGGAAGCGCTTGGTGTCAATTATCGACCCCTGAAAGGCCCTAGACCGTGGAATGCTCGCCCTGATGCACCAG GCCATCCCGGTAAGATTGCGGGCGGTAATTCGCTATCTCCTCCGATCTCTGTTAGTTGTCTTATGGAATTCATTGTCCACGGTCTAATGATATCgcgacaagaacaaaaaTGTTCTACGCGACATAATTGA
- a CDS encoding related to beta-glucosidase, which translates to MKSVILTIQAHQHQAHDHEISQPLTFDKAVKEVEQGQDSSAVAIRLLAEMSSAERLHLLYGDVPFWEGLREILCDRYNRRPFVMGAIPRLNIPGVKFTDGPRGIVMGSSTAFPIAMARGATWDIDLERRVGNAIGLEGKAQGANLFAGVCINLPRHPAWGRIQETYGEDPILLGEFGTALTQGVQNHIMACVKHFALNSIENARFRVDVQVDEDVLHEVYLAHFKRVIEAGVASVMSSYNSVNGEWAGQSRLLLTEILRDQWNFAGFVMSDFIFGLRDAAISLKNGLDIEAPFAQQRAMHLNDALKSGGISSVDVGKAAMNILRTKLEFGSLLVQEAPDASVVFCEEHRQLAREVAGRSMVLLKNDHIHGNPILPLKTETLSRLAVVGRLANKPNTGDKGSSQVFSPTIVTPYQGLKSEILSAEVILEDSDNPEAAREAAKQADVAVVIVGYDAGDEGEYVVPSLQNDPCLSELFPPTSNPGEEEMLSIVQGNPAQGKQESALEVGAGGDRRSLRLRPRDVQVINAVASVNSHTIVMLVCAGAVIMEEWKGKAPAILVSWYAGAEGGHALADVLLGRVDTGGRLPFSIPKDESHLPELDIEASSIKYDRWYGQALLDKLGVDAAFPLGYGLSYTQFRFRNLECVYLTEQRIINVALDVENIGLRSGHDVAQVYGYPKMAEFPHRVLLGFGSVYLQSRESRRICIEASLRPIERWVNGKFCLLVSSVEIEVAGHAGDKEAIRKVCNLC; encoded by the coding sequence ATGAAGAGCGTGATCCTAACGATTCAGGCGCATCAACACCAGGCTCATGATCATGAGATCTCCCAGCCTCTGACCTTCGACAAAGCCGTCAAGGAAGTcgaacaaggccaagattcTTCAGCTGTTGCTATACGCCTACTGGCAGAAATGTCATCCGCCGAGCGTTTGCATCTCTTGTATGGAGACGTGCCTTTTTGGGAAGGTTTGCGGGAAATACTCTGCGATCGTTATAACCGCAGACCATTTGTCATGGGCGCGATCCCTCGTCTCAACATTCCGGGAGTCAAGTTTACCGATGGGCCCAGGGGAATTGTTATGGGCTCGTCGACAGCCTTTCCCATTGCCATGGCACGCGGTGCAACCTGGGATATCGATCTTGAACGGCGTGTCGGTAATGCAATTGGACTTGAAGGTAAAGCCCAAGGCGCCAATCTCTTCGCCGGAGTATGCATCAATCTCCCGCGTCATCCAGCGTGGGGTCGCATCCAGGAGACCTACGGAGAAGACCCGATCTTGTTGGGTGAATTTGGCACTGCACTGACCCAAGGCGTCCAAAATCATATCATGGCATGCGTCAAGCATTTTGCTCTGAACTCGATAGAGAACGCTCGATTTCGAGTTGATGTGCAAGTGGACGAAGACGTACTTCATGAAGTATACCTTGCTCACTTCAAGAGAGTTATCGAAGCCGGCGTAGCATCGGTCATGTCTTCATACAACTCGGTTAATGGAGAGTGGGCTGGGCAAAGCAGGCTATTACTTACAGAAATCCTGCGCGACCAGTGGAATTTCGCCGGATTCGTCATGTCAGATTTCATTTTCGGTCTACGAGACGCTGCGATTTCTCTTAAGAACGGCTTGGATATTGAAGCTCCTTTTGCGCAACAACGGGCAATGCATCTGAATGATGCACTGAAGAGTGGTGGAATATCCTCGGTGGATGTCGGCAAAGCGGCCATGAACATTCTGCGCACGAAGCTCGAATTTGGCTCTCTTCTTGTCCAGGAAGCGCCTGATGCGTCGGTTGTCTTCTGTGAAGAACATCGACAGCTCGCCAGAGAGGTTGCAGGACGATCAATGGTGCTTCTTAAGAATGATCATATCCATGGCAATCCGATCCTGCCACTCAAGACAGAAACTCTATCTCGCTTAGCTGTCGTTGGCCGTCTGGCAAACAAGCCCAACACCGGGGACAAGGGATCCTCACAGGTTTTTTCACCGACCATCGTCACCCCCTACCAAGGGTTGAAGAGCGAGATTCTAAGCGCAGAAGTCATTCTTGAAGATAGTGACAATCCAGAAGCCGCTCGAGAGGCCGCCAAGCAAGcagatgttgctgttgtcaTCGTAGGCTACGACGCCGGCGATGAGGGCGAATATGTAGTGCCTTCTCTCCAGAACGACCCTTGTTTATCTGAACTATTTCCTCCAACGAGTAATCCtggtgaggaagagatgtTGTCGATTGTACAGGGAAATCCAGCCCAAGGAAAACAAGAATCGGCTTTGGaagttggtgctggtggcgACCGACGGTCTCTGCGGTTAAGACCTCGAGACGTTCAAGTCATCAATGCCGTGGCGTCTGTCAACTCACATACGATCGTCATGCTTGTTTGCGCCGGTGCTGTCATAATGGAGGAATGGAAAGGCAAAGCACCTGCTATCTTGGTCAGTTGGTACGCTGGGGCAGAGGGTGGCCATGCACTCGCAGACGTCTTGCTTGGACGTGTTGATACTGGAGGTAGATTACCATTTTCTATCCCTAAGGATGAAAGCCACCTCCCAGAGCTTGACATCGAAGCATCAAGTATTAAATACGATCGTTGGTACGGCCAAGCTTTGCTCGATAAGCTTGGAGTTGACGCGGCGTTTCCGCTCGGCTATGGGCTGTCCTATACCCAGTTTCGGTTCAGGAACCTCGAATGCGTGTATTTGACAGAACAGAGGATTATCAATGTTGCTTTGGACGTGGAAAACATAGGTCTGAGATCCGGCCATGACGTTGCCCAAGTGTATGGGTATCCCAAGATGGCAGAGTTTCCGCATCGGGTCTTGCTTGGTTTCGGGAGTGTTTACTTGCAATCGAGGGAGTCGAGACGAATCTGTATTGAAGCATCCCTTCGGCCAATTGAACGATGGGTCAATGGAAAATTCTGCTTGTTGGTTAGTTccgttgagattgaggttgcTGGACACGCTGGGGACAAGGAAGCAATTCGCAAGGTTTGTAACCTATGTTGA